Genomic window (Subtercola endophyticus):
GAAGCGAAAGCGATGTCTCCGGACGAGAGCGACCGCCGGGGCGGCTCATCTCGTCCGAAAAAGTCACACTCGCCGAAAAGCTGCGTGCGAGGCCGGCTGCGCCTAGCCCTGCGCGCGGCGCGGGCCCTGGCGACGGGCGCGAGGAGCCGACGCGGGAGCCGATCCGCCGGTGCTCGACCACGCGACGGTCGAACCGCCGCTGCGGCCGGCGCCACCCGACGAGTGACCACCCGTCGTGCTGCCGCCCGAGTTGCCGCCACGACGGGCTCCGCCCGAGGCGCCCGCGCCGGCACCCTGTGCCGAGCGGTCGCGACGGGGCCGGTCGGAACCGTAGCCGCCGCCGGTCGGACTTGAGGTGCCCGCCGACGAACCGCCGTCACGAACAGCGCGCTTGCGCTGGGCGTTGGCACCCTGCGATCCGCCCTGCGAACGCGAGCCCGAGCCCGAGCCCGAGCCCGAGCCGCCACCGTTGCCGCCGCGCGATCCGCGACCGCCGCCGTTGCCGCCACCGTTGCCGCGCGACGCGCCGCCTCCGGTCAACGTCACAGGAGCATCCGACGGCTTCACATACGCCGCAACTTCGCCGACGAGTGCGTCGACCGAGGGAGACGACAGGCTGACACGCTCGGGCGTGACCTGGATGGCCGCCTTACGCATGAGCTGATCGAGGTCTTTGCGCTGAGCGGGCAGGATGATCGTGACCACATCACCCGCGCTGCCGGCCCGCGCGGTGCGGCCTGAGCGGTGCAGGTACGCCTTGTGCTCGGCCGGCGGATCGACGTGGATGACGAGCTCGATGTCGTCGACGTGCACACCACGAGCCGCAACGTCGGTCGCGACGAGAACGCTCACGTCGCCGGCGCTGAAGGCGGCGAGGTTGCGGTCACGGGCGACCTGCGAGAGGTTGCCGTGCAGGTCGACGGCCGGGATGCCCGCGTCGATGAGCTGGCGAGCGAGCTTCTTGGCGTGGTGCTTGGTGCGCATGAACAGAATGCGGCGGCCGGTGCCCGAAGCGAGCTTCTTCACGAGGGCGGTCTTGGCCTCGGCGTCGTTGACCTCGAACACGTGGTGGGTCATCGCTGCGACGGGGGAGTTGGCCTCGTCGACCGAGTGCAGAACCTCGTTGTGCAAGAAGCGCTTGACGATCTTGTCGACGCCGTTGTCCAGCGTCGCCGAGAACAGCAGACGCTGCCCGTTCTCAGGGGTCTTCGCGAGAATGCGGGTCACGACGGGCAAGAAGCCCAGGTCGGCCATGTGATCGGCTTCGTCGAGAACAGTGATCTCCACCGCATCCAGCGACACGAAGCCCTGCTTCATGAGGTCTTCGAGACGGCCGGGGCAGGCCACGACGATGTCGACGCCGGCCTTGAGCGCGGCGACCTGGCGCTGCTGCGAGACGCCACCGAAGATGGTGGTCGACTTGAGGCCGTATGCGTCGGCGAGCGGCTGCAGCACGGCAGAGATCTGGGTGGCGAGCTCACGCGTCGGCGCGAGAATGAGGCCGAGCGGGCGGCCCGGGCGGCGCTTGCCGCCGGCGAGGGCTCCGCCGAGGCGGGCGACCATCGGCAGCGAGAAGGCCAGGGTCTTTCCCGAGCCCGTCTTGCCGCGGCCGAGCACGTCGCGCCCGGCGAGAGTGTCGGGCAGGGTGTCGACCTGGATCGGGAACGGCGAGTCGATGCCCGACGCGCTGAGCTTCGCGACGAGCGGCGCGGGAACACCGAGTGCGGCGAAGGTAGTGGTGGTTTCGAGTGTTGAATCGAGAGTCATGGAGGTTTCGGTGCCTTTCGGGGCATCGGTTCCACTCGAGAAAGACGCGCACGTGCTACAGCGGGGTGGCACGCGCTGCTGGCAGCACATGCCGGCGCACACGTGACCGTTCAGGCCCGGTGCGAACTGCGTCGGCGCAATCTCATTCCGTAGGCCTGCTGTGCGGCGGTGACGCTGCCGGGGCAGATACGGATTCCGGTGGAAATCTGGCGAAGGTGGCGGTGGCCACATCCGTTCGCCGTGAGAAAGTTTCGTGCTCGGCCGTTCTGATTCGGCTCGCACGATGTGCGTTCTACGACGCAGGGAGCGCGCGTTTGCGCTCGCAAGTACCCCAAGCCTATCACGGTGCGCCGCCGGGCGACCGAACACCCGGGTGCCCGTCAGCTTGCGGTGAGGTCGTAGACGGTCTGGGCGCCGACGGTGGTGGCGGTGTAGGTGGACTCGACCCAGGATTGGATGGCGCTCGCGGTGCTTGTGCTCCCGCCGGCGGCCCCGCCTGCGCCACCGCCCGCGCCGCCCTGACCGCTGACGATGTAGTAGCCGATGTCGCCGGCCGCGACATAGGCCTGAAACTCAGCCAACGTCGGGGTGGGGTCGTCGCTCCAGCCGCCGATCGCCATGACGGCGGCTCCCGAGCTGAGCTCGAGTGTCGCTGCCGACTGCGACCCGTCGACCGCCGCCGCCCACCGCGCCGGAGAGGCTGCGAGTAATGCGTCGAGGTCGGCACTCGAGGTCGTGCCCGCGGTGCCGGTTCCGGCGTCATCGGTGGTTCCGGATGCACTGCCGCCGCCACTCGTCGCGTCGCCCTGAGCCGTTCCGGTCGTGGCGGAGCCGCCGGTCGTGCCCGAGCCCGCGGTGGTGCCGGAGTCTGTGGTCGTGCCCGAGCCATCGGGAGGCGTGCCGCCCTGGCCGCCACTGCCATTCGGTGGAGTGCCGCCGTCGGCACCCGTCGTGCCGGTCGTGCCGGTCAATCCGCTGCCCGCAGCTCCTCCACCCTGTCCGCCTCCAGCGCCGTTACCGCCAGCTCCTCCGCCGCCGCCCGACGCACTGGCCGACCCGACCGTCGGGATCGATCCGCTGTGCGCTACCGACGCCGTCGCGACCGCATACGCGGCCGTGCCGTCAAGCCCGAACAGCGCTCCGCCGATGACGGCGACGGCCGTCAGGCGCCGCGCCCATGCGCCGACCCCGACCCGACCCGCCTCGGCTCCGCGGCGACCCGCCGTAGCCGACGCTCGCGGGGTGAGCGCGGTGCCCACCACGTACCCGGCGGCAGAGAGCACCGACCCGACCACGAGCATCCACCGCAGCCACGGCAGCCACGTGGCGTTCTCGCCCAGAAGCACAAACGCCCACACCCCGGCCGCGATCATCAGCGAAGCCAGCCCGAGCCGGCCGAGCCACGTGTGCCGTTCGCGCCAGAGCGCGACCGCTCCGAGCGCCACGAGCCCGCCGATGGCCGGCGCGAGGGCGACCGTGTAATACGGGTGGATCGTGCCGCTCATAGAGCTGAACACCAGCCCCGTCACGACGAGCCAGCCGCCCCAGAGCAGAAGGCCCGAGCGCAGCGGATTCGTGCGCCCGCCCCGCCGCGTCACGATGAGCCCGAGCACCAGCGCGATGATCGCCGCCGGCAGCAGCCAGGAGATCTCGAGCCCCATCTCGCTGCTGAACAGGCGCTGCAGTCCGGTTGCGCCGCCGAAACTCGATCCTGAGGCGCCGGTGCCGCCGCCCGCGCCACCTCCTCCGTTGCCCGAGCCCCCGAAGATGCGACCCAATCCGTTGTAGCCGAACACGAGGTCGAGCACGGTGTTGTTGGTGGATCCGCCGATGTACGGGCGAGCATCCACCGGCCACAGTGCCACCGCGAGCACCCACCACCCCGCTGTGACCACCAGAGCGCCCGCGGCGACGAGCAGATGCACGAAGCGCTTCCAGAGCGCGGTCGGCGCGGCGACGAGATAAACGAGGCCGAAGGCGGGCAGCACCAAGAGTCCCTGCAGCATCTTGGTCAAGAATGCGAATCCGAGGGCGACGCCGGCCAGGGCGAGCCATTTGTAGCTGGCGCGCGGCAGAGCGCGAACCACGAAATACGCGGCAGCCGTCATGAGCAACGTGAGCAGAGCATCCGGGTTGTCGAAGCGGAACATCAGCGCCGCCGCCGGAGTGAACGCGAGAATCGTGCCCGCCAGCAGGCCGCCGATGACGCTGGACTTCGGGCCGGCCGCCACCAGACTGCGTCGCACGGCACCGTACAGCAGGGCGACGGATGCCACGCCCATCAGCGCTTGCGGAACCAACAGGCTCCACGCCGAGAACCCGAAAAGCCGCGCCGACAGCCCCATCACCCAGAGCGAGGCGGGCGGCTTGTCGACGGTAATGAAGTTCGACGCATCGAGCGAGCCGAAGAACAGCGCTTTCCAGCTCTCGGAGCCGGCCTGCACTGCCGCCGCGTAGAACGTGTTCGCGAACCCGCTTGCGCCGAGATTCCAGAGGTAGAGCGCCGCGGTGACGACAAGTAGAGCGATCAGGCCGGGCCGCGCCCACACGGGGGAGGTGCGGTCGCCGACCAGCAGGCGCCGTGCGGCGCGGCCGCGACGTGAGGGCGGGTTCGCTGCGGTGCCTGAATTGAGCACGGGGGTCGTGGCCATGGGGCGCCTTTCGTCGAAGAGCCTTCAGTCTCTGCGTGTGCACTATGCGCGCACTTGGCACCTGCTCTGCGGTTTCTATGAATCGATCGAGGGGCGCCGAGCACGGTGGGGCGGGCCGCGCGGGGGTGTGGGCTCGGCCGGAGCGGAGCGGAGCGGGGTTGGGCTCGGCCGGAGCGGAGCGGAGCGGCTTGGGCTCGGCCGGGGCGGGGCGGGCTTGCCCCGAACACCCTCCGACCGTCAGGCTGAGCGGATGAACGAAGCCGACGTCAAAGCCACCCTCCTCACTTACCTGCAGAGCGGCCGCGATGCTCTGCTCTGGAAGCTCGAGGGCGTGTCAGAGTACGACGCCCGGCGGCCACTGGTGCCGACCGGAACCAACCTCCTCGGCCTCGTCAAACACGTCGCGGGCACCGAGGCCGGGTATCTCGGCGACGTGTTCGGCCGGCCGTTCGACGGAGCTTTGCCATGGATGTCCGACGACGCCGACGACAACGCCGACATGTGGGCCACCGTCGACGAGTCTCGCGACTCGGTCGTCGACCTGTACCGGCGCGTCTGGGCGCACTCCGACGCTACGGTTGCCGAACTGCCGCTCGATGCCGCGGGCACCGTGCCGTGGTGGCCGGAAGAGCGGCGTACTGTCACCCTTCAGCGCATCGTTGTGCACATGATCGCCGAGACGCACCGGCACGCGGGCCACGCCGACCTGGTGCGTGAACTCGTCGATGGTGCCGTCGGCCTGCGCGCAGGCAACGAGAACGTTCCACTCGGCGACGCCGCGTACTGGCGGCAGCACTACGACCGCGTAGAGAAAGCTGCCCGCGCCGTCGGCGGCGCCTGAGCTCCCGCTGCTCGCCCGCCGCCCCCTGCCTCGACGCCGCCCGCGGCTCGGCCGCCGCCCGCTGCCTCGACGCCGCCCGCTGCCTCGACGCCGCCCGCTGCCTCGACGCCGCCCGCTGCTCGCCGCCGCCCGCTGCTCGCCGCCGCCCGCTGCTCGCCGCCGCCCGCTGCTCGCCGCCGCCCGCTGCTCGCCGCCGCCCGCTGCTCGCCGCCGCCCGCTGCTCGCCGCCGCCCGCTGCCTCGACGCCGCCCGCTGCTCGCCGCCGCCCGCTCCTCGACGCGCCATAGTTTGGCTCATCCGCGGTAGTTCGAACCACCGCCGATGCGCCAAACCGCAGCGCGCACCCCGCCCGGCGCTAGCGACCCTGCGCCCTCGCGGCCCGGCGCCTTTCCTGCGACCGCGACACCTGCGGACGAGGGCGACCGGCGCGCCTCTCGCTCTCGTCCGCGACGGTCGCGGTCGCGCGGCCGGGCCAGCCGCCCGCGCCTCAGTGGTACAGCTCACCCACCGGAATCTCGGCCGCGACTCGATTGCCGAGCGGAGCCAGCGGGCACGCCCAGGCCGGGTCGTACGCGCACGACGGGTTGTAGGCGAAGTTGAAGTCGAGCACGAGGCTGCCCGGCTCCTGCCCCTCACCGAGATGCGCCCCCTTGATCGTGTCGAGCAGGTAGCGCCCGCCCCCGTAGGTGCGAGCACCGGATGCCCGGCCCCCGGCGCTCGCCAGGGCATCCCGAACCGGAACGAACAACCCGCCACCATACGATTGCAGCCGCCAGACGTCAAGCGACCCCACCCTCGGCACCCGCGCCCGCCCCACCAACTCGAACGGAACAACCCCGTCGGTACCCGTCTCGAAGTCGAACCGCGCGGGTTCGTCGGGAGCCTCCAGCACCACCTCGAACCGCCAGGCCTCGTCGTACTCGGCCACGGGCAGCCCCGCGAACCCGGCCCGGTCTTCGGGCAGCAGAGGCGTCTGCGGATGCGCCGCGAACAACTCGTCGCGCGCTTCGCGCCAATACCCGTGCGCTTCACGCGGGTCGTGGATGCTCATCCGCCGCACCCCGGAGTACATCCCGAACACCCGCTGTCGCCAGTCGGCCACCTCGATGGCCGTGCGGGCCGCCCCCTCGGCCATCACTCGGCCGCCAAGTCGGGCTCGGCGCGCCGCGCCGCCCGCGCCGCCGTCGCTTTCGCGTCTCCGCTGAACTCCGGATCGAACGCCCACGTCGGCGCCAGCTGCTGCAGCCGAACCCCGCGCAGCTGCCAGAACGCCCAGAGGCTCGCCCACAGCGCGGGTGTCAGCGCCCCCGCCTTCACGATCAGCCGGTCGCGGTACAGCGTCTTGCCTGTTCCTGCGGGGTCGGCCGCCACCGCCATCCGGTGATCCCATGTGGTCGCCACCTTCAGAGCCCCGCTGACCCCGCGCCCCTTGTCGTGCACGATGCGCACCCCCGCGTGCTGCGTTCGCGAGCGGTCGATGTCCACGATCTGGATGCCCAGCGGCACCAGCCCGAGAGCCTCGATCTCGACGCGATTCTCGCCTTCGGGCCAGACCGTCTGAAACCCGCCCGGCTCGCGCGAAGAAACCTTCAGCAGCGGGGCCGACACCTCCCGGAACACCGTCGGACTCTGCAGCGCGCGCCACGCTGCCTCGGGCTCACAGTCGAGAACGAACTTCAGCAGTACCTTCATGCTCCCATCCTCCCCGCTCGCGCGCCGTTTGTCGTCGCCTTGACGCCGCTCGCCTGTCGCTTTGCGAATTACTAAGGAAATGCTCGATGTCGAACCGATATATGGTTCGACATCGAGCATTTCCTTAGTAATCACGCGCGTCGACTGCGCCCGGCGCCCGAATACGATGAGTGGATGACCGAAATACCCCCGCCCGACGCCCAAACCCACTACCAGGTGCGGTTCGGCCGGGGCATCGACGGGTTGCGTAGTGTCGGCGGCCATGCCGACGTCGTCATCTGGGTCGACGCACTGCCGGAGCAGGGCACCGCGACCGGGCGCGCTACCGCTTCTGCGGGCAGGCAGCGAGCGGCGAGACGCGCCGAAGACGCGCACGCGCACGGCTGGCCGGAGTTCGTGGGGGCCCCGATCATCCACGCGGACCTCACGAATCGCAGCGACGCGGCGAGATGGATGCTCGAACAACAGGTCGAGGCCGGTGAACGTGTATCGGTTGCGGTTGTGGCCGCGAGCGACGGAGTTGAAGACACCCTCGCCGCGGGTGCCGTGATCGATGCCCTTGCGGCGCTCGGAATCGACTTCAGCTCGCCCGAAGCCGCGGTGGTCTGCGCCTCGTTCACCGGGCTGGAACGTGCCGTCGCGCATCTCTTCTCCGCCTCGATCGCGGGCCGAGCGCTGATCGCCGACGGGTACGCCGACGTTGTGTCGGGCGCAAGCGGTATCGATTCCGCCAGCGCGGTGGTTGCATAGAGAGTCGGCCGTTCGCCGCCGGCACTCGATCTCACTGGAGGACACCATGAAGGCTGTAGTGAATGGCACCGTCATCGCAGAGGCGCCGAAAGAA
Coding sequences:
- a CDS encoding DUF1684 domain-containing protein; its protein translation is MAEGAARTAIEVADWRQRVFGMYSGVRRMSIHDPREAHGYWREARDELFAAHPQTPLLPEDRAGFAGLPVAEYDEAWRFEVVLEAPDEPARFDFETGTDGVVPFELVGRARVPRVGSLDVWRLQSYGGGLFVPVRDALASAGGRASGARTYGGGRYLLDTIKGAHLGEGQEPGSLVLDFNFAYNPSCAYDPAWACPLAPLGNRVAAEIPVGELYH
- a CDS encoding DinB family protein; amino-acid sequence: MNEADVKATLLTYLQSGRDALLWKLEGVSEYDARRPLVPTGTNLLGLVKHVAGTEAGYLGDVFGRPFDGALPWMSDDADDNADMWATVDESRDSVVDLYRRVWAHSDATVAELPLDAAGTVPWWPEERRTVTLQRIVVHMIAETHRHAGHADLVRELVDGAVGLRAGNENVPLGDAAYWRQHYDRVEKAARAVGGA
- a CDS encoding DEAD/DEAH box helicase, whose translation is MTLDSTLETTTTFAALGVPAPLVAKLSASGIDSPFPIQVDTLPDTLAGRDVLGRGKTGSGKTLAFSLPMVARLGGALAGGKRRPGRPLGLILAPTRELATQISAVLQPLADAYGLKSTTIFGGVSQQRQVAALKAGVDIVVACPGRLEDLMKQGFVSLDAVEITVLDEADHMADLGFLPVVTRILAKTPENGQRLLFSATLDNGVDKIVKRFLHNEVLHSVDEANSPVAAMTHHVFEVNDAEAKTALVKKLASGTGRRILFMRTKHHAKKLARQLIDAGIPAVDLHGNLSQVARDRNLAAFSAGDVSVLVATDVAARGVHVDDIELVIHVDPPAEHKAYLHRSGRTARAGSAGDVVTIILPAQRKDLDQLMRKAAIQVTPERVSLSSPSVDALVGEVAAYVKPSDAPVTLTGGGASRGNGGGNGGGRGSRGGNGGGSGSGSGSGSRSQGGSQGANAQRKRAVRDGGSSAGTSSPTGGGYGSDRPRRDRSAQGAGAGASGGARRGGNSGGSTTGGHSSGGAGRSGGSTVAWSSTGGSAPASAPRARRQGPRRAQG
- a CDS encoding 2-phosphosulfolactate phosphatase yields the protein MTEIPPPDAQTHYQVRFGRGIDGLRSVGGHADVVIWVDALPEQGTATGRATASAGRQRAARRAEDAHAHGWPEFVGAPIIHADLTNRSDAARWMLEQQVEAGERVSVAVVAASDGVEDTLAAGAVIDALAALGIDFSSPEAAVVCASFTGLERAVAHLFSASIAGRALIADGYADVVSGASGIDSASAVVA
- a CDS encoding ArnT family glycosyltransferase — translated: MATTPVLNSGTAANPPSRRGRAARRLLVGDRTSPVWARPGLIALLVVTAALYLWNLGASGFANTFYAAAVQAGSESWKALFFGSLDASNFITVDKPPASLWVMGLSARLFGFSAWSLLVPQALMGVASVALLYGAVRRSLVAAGPKSSVIGGLLAGTILAFTPAAALMFRFDNPDALLTLLMTAAAYFVVRALPRASYKWLALAGVALGFAFLTKMLQGLLVLPAFGLVYLVAAPTALWKRFVHLLVAAGALVVTAGWWVLAVALWPVDARPYIGGSTNNTVLDLVFGYNGLGRIFGGSGNGGGGAGGGTGASGSSFGGATGLQRLFSSEMGLEISWLLPAAIIALVLGLIVTRRGGRTNPLRSGLLLWGGWLVVTGLVFSSMSGTIHPYYTVALAPAIGGLVALGAVALWRERHTWLGRLGLASLMIAAGVWAFVLLGENATWLPWLRWMLVVGSVLSAAGYVVGTALTPRASATAGRRGAEAGRVGVGAWARRLTAVAVIGGALFGLDGTAAYAVATASVAHSGSIPTVGSASASGGGGGAGGNGAGGGQGGGAAGSGLTGTTGTTGADGGTPPNGSGGQGGTPPDGSGTTTDSGTTAGSGTTGGSATTGTAQGDATSGGGSASGTTDDAGTGTAGTTSSADLDALLAASPARWAAAVDGSQSAATLELSSGAAVMAIGGWSDDPTPTLAEFQAYVAAGDIGYYIVSGQGGAGGGAGGAAGGSTSTASAIQSWVESTYTATTVGAQTVYDLTAS